A stretch of DNA from Blastocatellia bacterium:
GCGAGCAGTACCAACCATTCCGCGTCTTCGAGGCGATGGCCGAGATGCGCCCCGATTTCTTCCTCTATCTCGGCGACACGATCTATTCGGACCAGGGACCGGCTCCGGCCCGCACCGTCGAAGAGTACCGGGCCAGATACCAGGGCAATCGCCGCGATGCGGCACTGCGGAGATTGCTCTCACTGACGTCAACCTACGTCATCTGGGATGATCACGAGGTGGCCAATGATTTCAATCGCACGCATCCCCGAATTCCCATCGGTCGGCAGGCATTTCGTGAATACTGGCCGATCACCGAGTATCCACAGGATCCGACGCGCCTCTATCGCTCGTTTCGCTGGGGGACATTGGCCGAACTCTTCATCCTCGACTGTCGTCAGTATCGCAGCCCGCAGTCGGCGCGAGACGATGCCACCAAGACCATGCTCGGCGACGAGCAGAATGCCTGGCTGAAGCAAGCACTCCGATCTTCACCAGCCATTTTCAAGTTCATCGCCACGACAGTCCCTCTGCGCTATCACACGAACGATACATGGGAAGGGTATCGTACCGAGCGTCGTGAGCTGTTCGATTTCATCCTTCAGAATGGCGTGAGGACGGTCATCTTCCTCTCGGCCGATGTGCATTATCCGGCGGTGATCAATCATCCCGAAGGGTTCAAAGAGGTGATCGTCGGTCCCATCGCTCAGTTTGCCTCGCCCGTTGCATTCGCTCGGCTTTTAGGCGGGACAAGGGTGGAGTTTGCCGCCACCAATGTCTTCAATTACGGCCTGGTACGGGTGCTGGGCGATCCCACGCCGCGCGTGGAAATTTCCCTCTTCGATCAGCGGAATCGGCTGCTGCATACCACCGTTGTCGAGGGAGAGGAAAGGTCACATTAAGGAAACTTGAGCGAGCAAGCGACACCCGCTCGAAGTCGGGTCGTCGTGGATGAAAAGGGCGTAGACCGCTCGATCTCCGCCGGTAGGCCCATATTTCCACGCTTAAGGGGACCAGGCAAGGCTAACGGGAGTTTCGAGCACCGCCGCAGACGATTATCAGGGAAAATTTCCCTGCATTCCCTGCTCCGGAGGACCCCGCCGATGGCGCCTGCCGGTGCAACGGGTTGAGAAAGGAAAGGTTAGCACGGAGGGCCGATGCGGCACGTCGGTTGCTACTAGTTTTTCGGAAACGAGAGGGCTGGCAGCAACCAGCATCTCGATTCCAACCAGGCCAGGTGGCCTTGGGCCGTGATCAGTCGTTTGACAATCGAACAATCTGGAGTAGCAGAGCCAAGCCGACGGAGGCAAGAAGCTGAACGCAGCTTCTTGCCTTCCGCTCTCACCGCAACTGCTCGCTTATGAACCGGGCCACGAAAGTGGACAGCGAGGGAGCGTGTGGGGTCTTTGGCGCGCGCAGATTTCTGGCTACCGACCGGTGACATGCGTCTGAGTCACAGGCACATCGGAATCTCCTCCTTTGGCAAGAGACAGTCCCTCATGCTCTGGTCATCCCCCTCGAGGGAGAGCCGATTCCGACCGCCTTTTCTTGCTGACACCGAAGAAGGAACCACCCATGTGAGTCGGCTCTCCCGCTTGTTCCAGGATCCTGCTCGACGGGGCTCACATCCGGCCAGCATCTCAGCGGTCCACCCTCGGCAAGAGTTCGTATTATCAACCAGCCTCCTCACCAGCGGAGAGTTGAGGGGACATCGCCATTTTTGTCACCCGTGGTCAATGGCCCGGCTCGTGGCAACAATGGAGCCTCCCATCGGCTAAAACGCCCATCCTCCTCAAAACCACCCTTTCCCCTCAACTCTCCGGAATCCTCTATACCTCTCACAGCCAGCCGACCAGGCACGCGGGCGGGGAATGCTTCCTCCTCGAATGAAAGTCTCGCCGCAAGCAATGGAGCAAATTTTTCTGCTCAAGCGGGTGCGGGGAATGCGCTGGCTTTTCCTCCGGGTTGACTTTTTGTCGTGCGTCTGCCAATCTATCCGCCTTTTGTCGCGCTCTGTTTGAGCGCGTCACCACACGACACAGAAAGGAGGAGGCAAAAAATGGCGAGATTGTCGGCCAAGCCGGTACGACTCATCTGTCCCAAATGTATGGCTGCTTTCACTATCGTAGCGTTCATCTCCAAAGGCATCGACAAGGAAGCTTACTACAGGGAGCGTGCGGCCGAGCATGATTGCGCCGCCCACGCACAAAGACAGAAAAGCAACGGCTTCAAAGATCCCCTGAAGGCGTCCAAACAAAAAGCCCGCGAGCGCTGATTCCCCGGAGCGACCCTTTCCGAAAATAGTGGGAGACTGAATGGGGACCCCACCAGAAGCGGGGTTACTGGTGGATTCACTCCCGGGCTGCGGGAAACTGACCGCCGGCTGAGACTCGTGTTC
This window harbors:
- a CDS encoding alkaline phosphatase D family protein, which produces MRENHSRSAATGRRSRLTLIGLIAILNVLGTSPLVRPQTEPPRLTHGQGSGDVTATTAIIWGRADKAALMQVEYATTADFADSRRSETLILKASDDFTGKITLGDLTPRTRYFYRIRLADVGDPSLESVGGTGTFVTAPAEDDRADVTFAYSGDSGEQYQPFRVFEAMAEMRPDFFLYLGDTIYSDQGPAPARTVEEYRARYQGNRRDAALRRLLSLTSTYVIWDDHEVANDFNRTHPRIPIGRQAFREYWPITEYPQDPTRLYRSFRWGTLAELFILDCRQYRSPQSARDDATKTMLGDEQNAWLKQALRSSPAIFKFIATTVPLRYHTNDTWEGYRTERRELFDFILQNGVRTVIFLSADVHYPAVINHPEGFKEVIVGPIAQFASPVAFARLLGGTRVEFAATNVFNYGLVRVLGDPTPRVEISLFDQRNRLLHTTVVEGEERSH